In Malus sylvestris chromosome 16, drMalSylv7.2, whole genome shotgun sequence, the following are encoded in one genomic region:
- the LOC126606242 gene encoding uncharacterized protein LOC126606242 has product MRAGSSDEPNSPSTSVPRVPQPNPCKHSVSNVLRLLARREVSPQTKHWSKKLWGEPLKSNSDSVGPKFETARDARHSLVSWVEAESLQHLSSKYCPLVPPPRSTIAAAFSPDGKTLASTHGDHTVKIIDCRTGICLKVLSGHRRTPWVVRFHPLYPDILASGSLDHEVRLWDANTAECIGSRDFLRPIASIAFHAQGELLAVASGHKLYIWHYNGRGETSSPSIVLKTRRSLRAVHFHPHGAPFLLTAEVNDMDSSDSSMTLATSPGYLRYPPPTVYLADGQSSDRSSLEDGLPLMSLPFLIWPSFARDNGRISMQRSDADIGSSSVQQRVDPSASVRLLTYSTPSGQYELLLSPIEPSSSSPAPEETETNTFLSEMETEVSQPAMDSLEALEVQPEGRSNHIFPFGDSTYWELPFLQGWLIGQTQASQRNMRLVGDATQDNPSARGEMDNPAITSSVIPTSVSQSRLTGRSSSRHRTSRTHMVSTIGSNEVAGFYSFAHAESEPQPVVSRIQSELANSLAAAAAAELPCTVKLRIWPHDLKSPCSPLDAERCRLTIPHAVLCSEMGAHFSPCGRFLAACVACMLPHMEADPGLQSQVNHDATGASTSPTRHPISAHHVVYELRIYSLEEATFGMVLASRAIRAAHCLTSIQFSPTSEHILLAYGRRHSSLLKSVVIDGETTVPIYTILEVYRVSDMELVRVLPSAEDEVNVASFHPSVGGGLVYGTKEGKLRILQYDSSHCMNQTTSAFLDENMLEVPTYALEC; this is encoded by the exons ATGAGGGCAGGTTCTTCCGACGAGCCCAATTCTCCTTCCACCTCTGTGCCGCGCGTTCCTCAGCCCAATCCGTGCAAGCACAG TGTTAGCAATGTCCTTAGATTGTTAGCACGGAGAGAGGTTTCTCCGCAAACGAAACATTGGTCAAAGAAGTTATGGGGGGAACCTCTGAAGTCTAATTCCGATTCTGTTGGCCCAAAGTTTGAAACAGCTAGAGATGCTAGGCACAGCCTTGTCTCATG GGTGGAGGCAGAGTCACTCCAGCATTTGTCTTCCAAATATTGTCCGCTTGTGCCTCCTCCACGGTCAACTATTGCAGCAGCCTTCAGCCCCGATGGAAAGACACTAGCTTCAACTCA CGGAGACCATACTGTAAAGATTATTGATTGCCGAACTGGGATCTGCTTAAAGGTCTTGAGTGGTCACCGTAGGACACCATGGGTG GTTAGATTTCATCCTTTGTATCCAGACATATTGGCTAGTGGAAGTTTGGATCATGAAGTTCGCCTGTGGGATGCAAACACGGCAGAGTGTATAGGATCTCGTGATTTTT TGCGTCCCATTGCATCCATAGCTTTCCATGCCCAAGGTGAGCTGCTCGCTGTTGCGTCAGGTCATAAG TTGTACATATGGCACTACAATGGGAGAGGGGAGACATCCTCACCAAGCATAGTACTGAAGACACGACGTTCGCTCCGGGCTGTGCATTTTCACCCGCATGGAGCTCCTTTCCTTTTAACTGCTGAG GTCAATGACATGGACTCCTCAGATTCCTCGATGACACTTGCAACTTCTCCGGGTTATTTGCGCTATCCTCCACCTACTGTATATTTGGCAGATGGTCAATCTAGTGATCGTTCCAGTTTGGAAGATGGACTACCtcttatgtctttaccatttcTGATATGGCCTTCATTTGCTAGAGATAATGGGAGAATATCTATGCAGCGTAGTGACGCAGACATTGGTTCAAGTAGTGTGCAACAGAGAGTTGATCCTTCTGCTTCAGTGCGGTTGCTAACATATTCAACTCCTTCAGGGCAGTATGAACTTCTGCTGTCCCCAATTGAACCTAGTAGCTCTTCTCCAGCACCAGAAGAGACAGAAACTAATACTTTCTTGAGTGAAATGGAAACTGAAGTTTCTCAACCTGCAATGGACAGTTTAGAGGCTTTGGAAGTGCAACCTGAAGGGAGGAGCaatcatattttcccatttGGTGACTCAACATATTGGGAACTTCCTTTTTTGCAAGGGTGGTTAATTGGTCAGACCCAAGCTAGCCAACGGAATATGCGGCTGGTAGGTGATGCTACACAAGATAATCCATCTGCACGTGGTGAGATGGATAATCCAGCCATAACTTCCTCGGTAATACCAACCAGTGTGAGCCAATCCAGGCTTACTGGAAGATCTAGTTCCCGGCATCGTACTTCACGAACTCATATGGTGTCGACAATTGGATCTAATGAAGTTGCTGGATTCTATAGTTTTGCGCATGCTGAAAGTGAGCCTCAACCAGTTGTGAGTAGAATCCAGTCTGAACTTGCCAACTCACTTGCTGCAGCAGCAGCTGCAGAGTTGCCTTGCACTGTAAAGCTCAGAATTTGGCCACATGATTTGAAAAGTCCTTGTTCTCCCCTTGATGCAGAAAGATGTCGCTTAACCATTCCACATGCTGTACTTTGTAG TGAGATGGGTGCCCATTTTTCCCCTTGCGGAAGGTTTTTAGCTGCTTGTGTTGCATGTATGTTGCCCCATATGGAAGCTGATCCTGGATTGCAGAGCCAGGTCAACCATGACGCGACAGGGGCATCAACGTCCCCAACTCGACATCCAATTTCAGCACACCATGTTGTGTATGAGCTCCGGATATATTCCCTTGAGGAAGCAAC ATTTGGAATGGTTCTTGCATCCCGGGCAATAAGAGCTGCCCACTGCTTAACATCTATTCAG TTCTCTCCTACGTCAGAGCATATATTACTTGCCTATGGCCGTCGTCACAGTTCACTTCTTAAGAGTGTTGTCATTGATGGAGAGACAACAGTGCCTATTTACACCATTCTGGAG GTCTACAGAGTTTCTGATATGGAACTTGTGAGAGTTCTTCCTAGTGCAGAGGATGAGGTCAACGTAGCTTCCTTTCATCCTTCAGTTGGAGGTGGCCTTGTCTATGGAACCAAG GAAGGGAAGTTAAGGATCCTCCAATATGATAGTTCTCATTGCATGAATCAGACAACATCTGCTTTTCTTGATGAAAACATGCTTGAG GTCCCGACATATGCCTTGGAATGCTAG
- the LOC126606246 gene encoding small acidic protein 1-like, translating into MRPTAMDFFSDMDDQGSTMAMDVDDVDPIEAFSEGIMSESKLADADFFNSFQDDFDDTDIN; encoded by the coding sequence ATGAGGCCAACGGCGATGGACTTCTTCAGCGACATGGACGATCAGGGGTCCACCATGGCCATGGACGTTGACGACGTCGACCCAATCGAGGCGTTCAGCGAGGGCATCATGAGCGAGAGCAAGCTGGCCGACGCCGATTTCTTCAACTCTTTCCAGGACGATTTCGACGACACCGACATCAACTGA
- the LOC126606244 gene encoding 7-deoxyloganetin glucosyltransferase-like — translation MYAEIFKDKMGSKELANDKPHVVCIPFPVQSHIKGMLKFAKLLHHRGVHITFVNTEFNHNRFLKSLGPNSLHGLPDFRFETIPDGLQSSDEDTTQNVFLLGEAIRKNFLAPFLELLKKLTQSSTSNNDCPPASHIVSDGWMAFTVPAAEEMGIPVVLFFTMSASSLMGFNQFPTLVEKGLTPLKDESWLTNGFLDQVIDWVPGFEGIRLRDLPNNFITTNPNKLNFCLEAIERFGKGSAIVLHTFDELEQEVLDDLSSMFPHVYAIGPQQLLLNQIPEHPLKAMGYSLWKEETECLQWLNSKAPNSIVYVNFGSLAVVTTEQLVEFGWGLANSKLPFFWVIRPDLVAGESTIFQPEFFVETKERGLIASWCPQEQVLEHPSVGGFLTHCGWNSTIESLSAGVPMLCFPCFTDQQTNCYCVCNKWGIGMEISSGVKRDDVEKLVKELMEGEKGKQLKIKAMEWKKLAEEAASPHGSSSTDLDNFVNQMLRRKS, via the exons ATGTACGCAGAAATATTCAAAGATAAGATGGGTTCCAAGGAATTAGCCAATGATAAGCCTCATGTTGTTTGCATTCCCTTTCCAGTTCAAAGCCACATAAAGGGAATGCTCAAATTTGCTAAACTCCTCCACCATAGAGGCGTTCACATAACCTTTGTCAACACTGAGTTCAATCACAACCGTTTCCTCAAGTCTCTAGGACCCAACTCCCTCCACGGCTTGCCCGATTTTCGGTTTGAAACCATACCAGATGGCCTTCAAAGTTCAGATGAAGACACCACTCAAAATGTGTTTTTGCTTGGTGAGGCCATCAGAAAAAATTTCTTGGCTCCATTTCTTGAGCTCCTAAAAAAACTGactcaatcatcaacttccaacAATGATTGTCCTCCAGCGAGTCACATTGTTTCGGATGGTTGGATGGCTTTCACCGTTCCGGCAGCTGAAGAAATGGGAATCCCTGTCGTACTCTTCTTCACTATGTCTGCAAGCAGCTTAATGGGTTTCAATCAATTTCCTACTTTGGTGGAGAAGGGACTTACCCCTCTAAAAG ATGAGAGCTGGCTAACAAATGGCTTTCTGGACCAGGTCATAGATTGGGTTCCAGGATTTGAAGGTATAAGGTTAAGGGATCTTCCAAATAACTTTATCACAACAAACCCTAATAAACTAAACTTCTGCTTGGAGGCAATTGAAAGATTTGGTAAAGGTTCAGCGATTGTTCTTCATACTTTTGATGAATTGGAGCAAGAAGTTTTGGATGATCTCTCATCCATGTTTCCGCATGTTTATGCAATTGGCCCTCAACAATTACTTCTTAATCAGATACCGGAGCACCCTCTGAAGGCTATGGGATATAGTCTATGGAAAGAAGAAACTGAGTGCCTCCAATGGCTAAACTCTAAGGCACCAAATTCCATTGTTTATGTGAATTTTGGAAGTTTAGCAGTCGTGACAACTGAACAACTTGTTGAGTTTGGTTGGGGACTAGCAAATAGTAAGCTTCCCTTCTTTTGGGTAATTAGACCTGATCTTGTTGCCGGTGAATCGACAATTTTTCAACCTGAGTTTTTCGTGGAGACGAAGGAAAGAGGTCTAATAGCAAGTTGGTGTCCACAAGAGCAAGTCCTTGAGCACCCATCAGTCGGAGGGTTTTTAACGCATTGCGGTTGGAATTCAACGATCGAGAGTCTATCTGCAGGTGTGCCTATGCTATGCTTTCCATGCTTTACTGACCAGCAAACCAACTGTTATTGTGTTTGTAATAAGTGGGGTATCGGCATGGAGATAAGTAGCGGTGTCAAAAGAGATGATGTAGAGAAGCTTGTTAAAGAACTAATGGAAGGAGAGAAAGGCAAGCAACTGAAAATTAAGGCCATGGAGTGGAAGAAACTGGCAGAAGAAGCCGCTAGTCCACATGGTTCATCATCCACAGACTTGGACAATTTTGTGAATCAAATGCTACGAAGGAAAAGCTAA